The Periophthalmus magnuspinnatus isolate fPerMag1 chromosome 19, fPerMag1.2.pri, whole genome shotgun sequence region ACTGCCCTAAAGGTTtgggccattttgtttttgttgttttctaaaGTTTGTAGTTTTGTGAAGAAGTATTTATGTATGCCgttgtattgtgtgttttttctgtgtggCATTGTGATTGAAAAGGGATGATTAATTGGTCATATAAaaaatttgttgttttgactCTTCACATGCTAACAGCAGGAAAGCTGAACAAACCTGTTTTTTTACTTCCTTGTTATTGCGCCAGGTGTTTGTCTTACtagttttaagaaaataaaagccctgaccatatttacattgaaacattgaaaattttgtttttacaaatacaaagcAGAAAAGGCACACCAAATGTTTAgattataaaatatttgttgTACAATATAGCTtcataaaatatacttaagtaaacgaTTACAACTCACAGTGTAAAGCAAAGATTATGTAACCAACTCTTAAATCAAACTAGATGTATTTTCTAATATGCacactatttttgttttatcagttttaatattaatgtgtttttgctGCAGTGTGCTATGGTCTGGGCATGGAGCACCTTGGTGTTGTCACTATGGTTACTGCTGCCAATGTGGAACAGTTCAGCTCATGCAAGAAGATCTTTGGCAGCCTGGCCTTCCTCCCCCAGAGCTTTGCAAGGTGAACATTGTATCTTGCATTGCACAgtcataaatgcacaaaatgatcTTAACATTATGAAATCATTGTTGTATTAACATAATTTAACATTGTTTAGTGACCCTGTGACCAACACATCAGGCCTCACTCTGGAGCAGCTCAGTGCTTTCAGGAGTGTGGAGGAAATAACAGGTACTGATCAAATACAAATTCGTGAATGCCACATTTTACCTTGATACTAAGAATTTTCAAATCTTAAATTACAGGATATCTTTATATTGACGCATGGCCTGAAAACATGACTAATCTGAGTGTTTTTGAAAATCTGAAGGTGATTCGTGGAAGGATGCTTTACAAGTAAGAAAATTCAGAACTATTTGTTTGTACTATGGAAAAGGGTGAATATCTTGGCTTTGACGataactgtataaaaatgtaaacagtgtGCCTTCACTATGTTGTTGTGATTGTGTAGATCTGTCTGCTGTTTGTTCCCATTCTGAGCTATAAAATCTAATAATTAGCTAACCAACACAGACCTGTCTCTGGAGCGAGCCAAGCATGTCCAAAGCAGGTCAATGTAACAGTTGTAacttcagtgtatttttgtcaacATCAACCTCAAAATGAAAGCAACTGAAGAACaacattcagtataaaaattaaaacaaatcaaactgcaactaaagaaaaaatgtgtacatCGTAAATTGATCACATGAACACTGTGGTACCTGCTTGTTTTCCAGGGGTGTCTTTTCACTGGCCATCCAGAATCTCCACATTGAGTCTTTGGGGCTGCGCTCACTGCACCGCGTCAGTGGAGGTCTCGTTATGTTGCACAATAACCCTCAGCTGTGCTACACCGGGTTGCTGCCTTGGGacaccctcctccacccctctcaGGGGCCACATCGCATCGTCAGCCAAAACCAAGACAACCAAACCTGTGGTAATGATCTACCTTCAATATGACCCCCAGAAATAAGGCCAAATTATTTATCTGATTTGATGGTTGACGATTTGATTAAGCCTTACATTTACACTTCTGTAAAGCCCCATGCATTAttctatatacattttttgatttgtgttgaattttcaCTGTTACAGAGAACCAAGGGCATGTGTGTCACCGGCTGTGTAAAGGAGGATGCTGGGGTCCCGGGCCAAGCCAGTGTGTGTCCTGTAAAGATTACCAACGTGCAACAGAGTGCATCGAGCAGTGCAATGTTGACCAAGGGTACGAATTAATTTTTTGAATGctatttgttattgtttatctattttaatgtacactgtaaattacaaaatgtgtttattatttttagggCGTGTTGATGTCTTTTTTTACTCAAAAGAGAAttatttgcaattattttgtCCCACGTTATCGCAGGTCACATGTATCAGTCCAAAACACAGGACCAAAGAGCTCCATTCCAGTGTATGAGCTactgctctttctctttccactcagcacatacacacacaagggGGCGGGTCCGCTGGTGTCTGTGCTTGACATGAGGGCCCTATTTCAAAAAGCAGATTTAGTCCAAACTCAAGAGTTTGTTAACTCGGAAGAGAGCTcaagttttcagtttcagagagTGAACCTAAGCCCTGAGTCAGTCAACATGGTAACTCACTCTGTGAGTCTAACCCCGAGTCTCAtcctgaaggagagctctgaaCAGCCACTGTTCCTGAAGAAGCTTGGTCAGTCAGATGGTTCAGGTGCACTTAATAAGGCTTGACAAGAGTTtaatgatttgatttttttaaattcatttacacttattttgctcaaacactTAATTTTATCACTACATACAGTAAAGTGTGTCGGGAAGTGCAAATGATTCATGGGTCACACTTTATCCAACTTGACTGATCTACACTTGAAAATCTGATTTATGTAggatacatttaaaaactcagAGAGGTACACAGCTCTCAACATCTTAGATTAGTTATAAATGGTAATTAGCAAATTGAATTTAAAATCTTAAGTAAGTATGTTGCAACAAAATTATGTGGGCCTTTAGAGTAATCTTAGCTGTATCTTCATACTAAATTTCTTTTATATCAAACTTGACTGATGTTCCCAAAGCGTgttccagtcacatgacttcctGTCCCTCTAAAATGAAACCCTTCTCTGGTTTACTGATGCCAAAATTAATGCTCTTTTCTGGGATCCATTGAAGTCTTGTGCCCTTTGCTTACACtcattttttattatctctGAGTTTTCTAACCTCAAACCTGCTTCATGAATCAGAGAAAACTGAGCTGTCTGTCTCAGGGGAGATTAATTCTGAGTTAACTCTTAAACCCAAGAGTTGGGCCATTAGCATAAACATTCCACATGTTTGTAACCTTTGAGCTGGTTTGAACTAGGACTATACCAgatctgaatcaggactgaagccagactaaaccagcactctGCTTCCCTTCTTTACGCTCGTagtgagcagaaaggagcaggagAATGGAGCAGTCAACACAGGACAGTCACAGGATTAGagacattttgattaaaaaaaaaaaaaagaaaaagtttcaGCTTCAAAAGGTTGAATAACATTTCTATCCTATATTAGAATGTCGAtattagaaaaataataaaacaggccAATACTGAGCCTTTTTATATTACTtggatttcatttttaaataacatgGCCCAGAGACAGTGACATTGACTGTGTCAATACTGCAGTATATTTAGGCCTgaatggtaaaataaagagcTATTTAGGAGCTAAAAAACccttattatattgttttttgagGTCGCCTCCTTGATTCAGTTCTCACCAGAGAATGAGAGACTGGCCTTAGCCGTACCACAACCTTTCACAAAGTAAGGGAAAACTCGTTTTAGATTTTATGCCCCTCATTTATGGGACACTCTCATAAACCAGCTCAGACTAAAATGTGTAATTCCCTTAAGTGAATTTAAACACACTATATCTGTCATCTTTTCAGActgttgtaattgttttaaatgaaacctTGTGAACCACAGgttcagtaaatatttaaatatatattttactattcattttattaattgCAAATGTTAGTTGTAATTGTGTActcaggactcccttgaaaattAGATGAAATCTCAATGGGACatcctgataaaataaaataaaataaataaaatgtgatcagtggtaaatggtcacatttttatatagctcttttccacctcaAGGCACTCAAATTCATTGCAAATTAAGCATGCGATTAATcgcaatgttgtttttttggggttttttttattagctCAAATGATTTTTTATTCTATCCATATTTAGTTAATAATGCAATGTTACCACTTTTCTTTGGGTTATATTCCTGATATTCCATTTTTAAATTGCACCAACGTACTAGAATAAGGTACCTTAcatacatttgcacatttctatGTGCAATACATTAAGCTATTTgaacaacaacatttttattgCCTACTACACTGTATTCAAATCATATACTATTGATTTTTAATGATGACTATGTAACCAGGTACAGGATAGAATAAGATAATTGCTGCGTAACTGCTTAAATTAGCAATTGGAATAAGATGGACTAAGTTCTGAAGGAGAGTTATAAGGCAAAAGCTAGagccaaaaaaataattactggAGCAAGTTACTCAGCAGAAATGATTGGCATCACAGCAAATAAAGTTTTACATCTGGGTCCTAAAACCCACAGTGTTACACCGACATGTCTTATAGTTAGTATAGGTATGTTAGCAGTATGTTGATGTTGACATAAACTGCATTGTTGGTTATTTGCAGAAGGCCCTTCTGTCTAAAAATGACCCTCCTTATGACAGTGTCAGGTGCCTGGGATAAAAGCATCCTCCAAATGCCTCTGTGTTTTAGAGTATAATTTTGTCTCTTTGTGCTTGCCTTACAGCCCTGTGCGTGAATATGTTGAGGGACCTTTGTGTGTGGCTTGTCACCCAGAGTGTGAGCCTCTTAATAACACTGCCTCCTGCCATGGACCGGTAAGAATGCAATACTCAAAATAAATCTACAACCACTATCAATCTACTTATAGTATATGGTAAGGCAGTGCTGTGCCAGATTGGattttataatagttttgaCAATGGTCTCTGGGTTTATATCTGTATAACTAACAAATTAACATTATTATACACAATATGTTACATCTAGATACCTATCTAACATCAAAAGTCAGATCTTGTGTAGCTGAAAAAGTGCCTCGTAACCCTGAATATGTTACTATAGTTAAAGCCAAACACATTATTCCTGGTTATTGCTCATATTATGATCAATTTTCAGGGAGCAGACATGTGCACAGAGTGTCGAAACTACAAAGATGGAGACTTTTGTGTGGATCACTGTCCCAGTGGAGTCAAAGTGGATCAGATTTATATTTGGAAATATAGTGACGCTGATGGAAACTGCCAGCCCTGCAACACCAACTGCACCCTGTCGTAAGAGGCCTTTatgtttaaacaacacatttactcACTTAAACATCATCCTTATCAAtgcattttcatttcagttgCACTTTGATGGATGAAAGAGGATGTCCTATTCACACTGGGTAAGAAAAACAGTTGTCTTCCTTTTACTACATTGAGTGAGTCACTTCAAAGGTGCACATAacttttttctgctgttttagaCCAGGAACAACCATTGCAGCTGCTGTTGGTGGCGTGGTGCTGTTCTGTATCCTCTTGGCACTGCTAATTTTTTACctgaagagacagaagaaaCTAAAGAAGAAGGAGACTCTGAGGAGAATCCTGCAGGAGCATGAGGTGGGAGTCTTATGTGTGGTTTTATAACGGCAAATGCAAAactgtgtaatatatatatatttcacttcCAAAGTGCGTAGTGTTTTGTATCAGTGTAAATAATGTGAATAATGCATTCTGTTATactctttttgtccagttggtaGAACCTTTGACTCCCAGTGGTGCATCTCCAAACCAGGCTCAGATGAGGATCCTGAAGGAAACTGAGCTGAAGAAACTCCGGGTGCTTGGAGCTGGGGCTTTTGGTACTGTTTACAAGGTGAGGTGTTCATATCATCACCCTTTTTTCTATTACTTACATATTAAGTCACTGTTGTTGTTTAATGTAACGTTTTGTGTACAGGGTGTGTGGACCCCTGAtggagaaaatgtaaaaattccCGTAGCCATTAAAGTTTTACGAGAGAACACTTCACCAAAGGCTAACAAAGAGATTTTGGATGTGAGTGTTCATAGTTGTTCTTTCTCAGTAGGATGCAGATACACTATACGCTGTTGGTATTGTGTGTTCAGGAGGCGTACGTGATGGCTGGAGTGGCCAGTCCTTATGTGTGTCGTCTCTTGGGGAtctgtctcacctccacagttCAGTTGGTCACTCAGCTCATGCCCTACGGCTGCCTGCTTGACTATGTCAGAGAAAACAAAGATCGGATTGGCTCTCAGTTTCTACTCAATTGGTGTGTCCAGATTGCCAAGGTATGAGCTAGAAATTACAACTGTATTAATATAAAACttatattatagtatttttgGTATGCATTATggataaaaatattttatatactGTTCCAAAAGAAAGCACAAAACAGCCAATAATGTTATTGATGGTAGTGCTACAGAGGCAAAAGGGGAgcacttttaaatatttcatgttttataatgaaaataaaataaaggattTTAGAGCAATTGTATGCCTTCTCCATCATGTATGTCTTCCCGGTACTTTGTGTACTACTTACTGTGGATTGATGTTGATATTATTTACACCAGATGGATCAGCTGTATGTTTGTTGTTTAGGGAATGAGTTATCTGGAGGAGGTGCGTCTGGTACACAGAGATCTGGCTGCTCGAAATGTTCTGGTGAAAAACCCGAGCCATGTGAAGATCACAGACTTTGGCTTAGCTCGACTCCTCGATATAGATGAGACTGAGTATCATGCTGATGGAGGGAAGGTAATGAAGTTATGTGAATACTTGTACAACAGCAATTGTGTTTAGTAGATTATTTCTTTGGTGTAACAATCACTCTTAGAAGCAAATGTTGGTGGTTTATTTGGTTCCACGTTTCTAAGTGGCATGCACTTGTTGATAATGCGGATTGCCTGTTGTCTAAATCTAGAAAGGTATGACAAAAATAACGTTTGATTGGTAGAAGAAAGAAGAatgtcatcgtagacaaataAAACTTAGCATCAAAAATAGGTCATGTCACGACctgtaaaaaatgatattatggctcTGCcataaaccctacaggaagccTGGATTAAGCCTGGGACTGACAAAATCACTCATAATCTTTTTCTCCAACAGTTTAAACTTGGCCAAAAGATAGAAACCCCATGTGAAATTAAAAGTTCTTaattagattttaaataaatgttggcCGTGGTGATGGTGATTTTTCAGCAAAATGTCAATTTTTGGcataaaaaaaagagagaaaaatctATCTTTCACAAACGTTGTTGAATTTGAATGGACCCAATGAAGTGCCCCTCACATTTCTAATTTCAGTGGCGCCCTTTggaaaattaaaatgcattgcacataaaaacatggCACATAGAGCATCCCGAGATAgacaaaaaaagtatattatgcCCCCGCCCTAAACAACACAGGATGTCGGCCATATTAGATCAGATTTGAGATGTCCAATACCTAGACCTcatactttaacaaacttgtcctagggttttgatctaaagttgttaaaagaatctccataagtctcagggtgtggtcatgtCGTGTTCTTAATGAAGCAGacatttggaaaataaaaaattccttgaaaatttgcacaCATTTTCAGTTTCTGCCCAATGTGCccaatgtggtgtttgtgtattttaatgacctGCATATAATGATATGCAACTTATTTACAATTTTTTATCTAATTATGCAAATGTACAAAATCTTGCACTCATAGTTTAATAAACGTATTATTAAACCTAGGGTTTTTATACAgcattttgaaagtataaaaattcCTGCAACTACTGCAAACATCATCGGATTCAGACAAACCCAATGTAGCatctgtgtattttgatgagTTGGACAAAATGATTTGTGTAATaatattctttaaaaaatagCTCTCCAGAGCCCCTTGCAAAGTTGCAATGGGGcgtaaacatttatctccaacatGCCACTGGAAATATTGAATCACATGTCAAGCTAAGGTTGATATGCATCTCTCCCGTGTGATATGCCCTTCCGTGGTTGCAAGGGTTTAGAGAGCCCTGtttcactgcttgcagttttgaTTTACCTCTGCATCTGGATCTTAGTGGACTGCATTCCActtcattgttttatattttgtgtttgtaacGTAGGTAAATTGTGTGATATTTTCTTTTAGGTGCCAATTAAATGGATGGCTTTGGAATCTATTCTGCACAGAAGGTTTACTCATCAGAGTGATGTGTGGAGCTATGGTTAGTGCTATAAGAAATATTAAATTTACAATTCTCATCCATTTGCAACTTTTGTTACTTctgtttattaaaatgtgttaatgtcCACCTAAGGGGTGACAGTCTGGGAGCTGATGACATTTGGTGCTAAGCCTTATGACATGATCCCAGCAAGGGAAATCCCAGAGGttctggagggaggagagagactgcCCCAACCCCCCATCTGCACCATTGACGTCTACATGATCATGGTTAAATGTTAgtactacatttttttgtatatgcTGATGCAAAAGATGGGTTTAATAATGGAAATTAGACATGAAATTTAAGAGCTAACTTATAGATATTTCATATAGGTTGGATGATTGATCCAGACAGCAGACCACGCTTCAAAGATCTTGTGAACGACTTTAGTGCAATGGCCAGAGATCCACCTCGATATGTTGTTATACAGGTATTTTCAAATCTTTTATGTAGATTACATAATATgaaactatttttaaataacGGAAAAATGTATTGTGAACACTGAgatacacataaataaaaactttttcCCTGTCAGAATGATGACCAGATGAGCACGTCCAGCCCGGTGGACAGTCAGTTCTTCCGGATGTTGATGGAGGAAGAGGGCACAAACATGAGTGAGCTCTTAGATCCTGATGAGTACCTGGTCCCACAGCCAAATATGTTCCAGAGGAGTCAGACAGATGGAGTCCAACCCAACGGGCCGTATCGACACCAGTCATACAGGGTCAGTATATGCTACTTTTATTATCTGTGAATTCTGAATGCCGAAGCCATATTTGTAGGAGGATGTGAAAAAGTACTAACCAAAGACCTCGTAAATAAAGTCCTGTATCATTTTGCTCTCTACAGtgtgttgtaaaagcagctatttgaaaaaaaataattgagaCTATATGATATTGCATGATCTTCGATGAGAACTATAGTGTCGACTGCACATGATGCctcattttgtccatttatgCACTTAGTTTGGTGAGAACATTGTTTAAACAACTACACTGCCATCCCACACAGAGAGTGATttagaataaataaatcttcTTTCAGTTAcctttttttccattaaaagATACAAAGGTCCTGTGTTCTTTGTACATACATTAGGATGGGttatttaaactgcatttttctCTATCCCGAGTAGAGCAGAGACCAGGGTTTGGATCTGGACCCCTCTCTGACTAATGGCCCCCGCAATATGAACTCTTCCATGAACACTCTGAGCAGGGTGCAGTACCCCACCCTGCCCCTAGGAGCCAGCACCTCAAACGGACTGTGGTCACAGTACCCCGCCCTGGCCCGTAGCCCCTCTGCAGGAGGCCAGTCAGACTCTGTGTTCCTGGATGGGTCACCAGACAACCCATCACTGCCCCCTGCTAGCCCAGGCCGGTATAGCAAGGACCCCACGTATCCCAATGGCAGCCTAGGTGATTTAGAGACAGACGGTCCTGTCATGTTCCCCCCTCCTCATTACCTCCATCACTCCCTTCCCAGACCTCATCGGTATCATGTCAACCACGCCCTGCCAGGTGAGATTACAAAATGAATCCATTCTAGTAGTTTAATTTAGTAAGTTAAGTTGGTAATAAGAGAATAACATCCATCATTTTCATCAGTGAAGAAAACTATATATCGCTATAACTATAactagatagatatagatatatagaaaagaaagtgaagaaaatgcacacaaaaaatgtacacatgataaatattgaggcccAAAATATTTTGTTCCAGCTATAATTTACTGAAAGATAAGTCGATTATTATGACATGCCGAGTGATTCCTATATAACTATATACTTCTCTTATTAACCGTATGTGAcatgtctttttttctcttacCAGAATATGTTAATCAGGATATCCACAATCTTCGGTTAATGATGCCAGAGCGTCCAACCACACTTCCCCGGAAAGGCTCCAAAATTGACCGCCGCCTTCCCAATGGCCTCAGTACCGGACACAGTGTGGAAAATCCCCGATATTTGGTCCCAGGCGCCTCAGGGACATCTACCTCTCCTGCCTTTGATAACCCCTATTACTTGGACCTTGTGGCAAAGGCCAAAGCAGTTGCATCTCCACCCCTGGAGGCCAATGGGGACCTCGAAACAGACGGAGAAGCAGTTTCTCGGCAGCTCAATGGTTTTGTAACACCCACAGCAGAAAA contains the following coding sequences:
- the erbb2 gene encoding receptor tyrosine-protein kinase erbB-2, translating into MDAVRSLAFVGAVLLGVTGTLGREVCLGTDMKLALPSSLENHYETLRLLYTGCKVVHGNLEITHLHGNPDLSFLQGIVEVQGYVLVAHVSIDLVPLDNLRIIRGSQLYNGSFALAALENTQAGQGLRTLRLRSLTEILVGAVYIWNNPQLCFPDPHSIVWRDTLDEQNIHANKHKLQRRAANCPSCASSCKTACWGETAQDCQTLTRINCASGCQRCKGPLSNDCCHMQCAAGCTGPKDSDCLACRHFNDSGVCKENCPPPTIYDPVTYQTKPNPEKKFSFGATCVKTCPYNYLAMDVACTLVCPKANQEVIVTHPDGSETQKCEKCEGDCPKVCYGLGMEHLGVVTMVTAANVEQFSSCKKIFGSLAFLPQSFASDPVTNTSGLTLEQLSAFRSVEEITGYLYIDAWPENMTNLSVFENLKVIRGRMLYKGVFSLAIQNLHIESLGLRSLHRVSGGLVMLHNNPQLCYTGLLPWDTLLHPSQGPHRIVSQNQDNQTCENQGHVCHRLCKGGCWGPGPSQCVSCKDYQRATECIEQCNVDQGPVREYVEGPLCVACHPECEPLNNTASCHGPGADMCTECRNYKDGDFCVDHCPSGVKVDQIYIWKYSDADGNCQPCNTNCTLSCTLMDERGCPIHTGPGTTIAAAVGGVVLFCILLALLIFYLKRQKKLKKKETLRRILQEHELVEPLTPSGASPNQAQMRILKETELKKLRVLGAGAFGTVYKGVWTPDGENVKIPVAIKVLRENTSPKANKEILDEAYVMAGVASPYVCRLLGICLTSTVQLVTQLMPYGCLLDYVRENKDRIGSQFLLNWCVQIAKGMSYLEEVRLVHRDLAARNVLVKNPSHVKITDFGLARLLDIDETEYHADGGKVPIKWMALESILHRRFTHQSDVWSYGVTVWELMTFGAKPYDMIPAREIPEVLEGGERLPQPPICTIDVYMIMVKCWMIDPDSRPRFKDLVNDFSAMARDPPRYVVIQNDDQMSTSSPVDSQFFRMLMEEEGTNMSELLDPDEYLVPQPNMFQRSQTDGVQPNGPYRHQSYRSRDQGLDLDPSLTNGPRNMNSSMNTLSRVQYPTLPLGASTSNGLWSQYPALARSPSAGGQSDSVFLDGSPDNPSLPPASPGRYSKDPTYPNGSLGDLETDGPVMFPPPHYLHHSLPRPHRYHVNHALPEYVNQDIHNLRLMMPERPTTLPRKGSKIDRRLPNGLSTGHSVENPRYLVPGASGTSTSPAFDNPYYLDLVAKAKAVASPPLEANGDLETDGEAVSRQLNGFVTPTAENPEYLGLEDTWSGYT